A section of the Campylobacter porcelli genome encodes:
- a CDS encoding class I SAM-dependent methyltransferase: MNEIQKAQEHSYKLWEKHISNSMLLYPNEYLTRYIYANRSKFNSILDFGCGDGRHLEMIARAGIKEIIGVDCNASALKIANQRCEKYNITLHQNNQNINLKELIKRDDLDCVVCWGITLINANYVTSSIFKQFADILKSGGKIIANWRAQDDSLYGDGKEIQKDTFIIQRDSHKGMLYYIPNLDDIKAIYKSANLEIISIDSERFTTDNGKIINSWHIIEAKKV, encoded by the coding sequence ATGAATGAGATACAAAAAGCTCAAGAACACTCCTATAAACTATGGGAAAAACACATATCAAACTCAATGCTACTATATCCTAATGAGTATCTAACTAGATATATCTATGCTAATAGAAGTAAATTTAATAGCATACTGGATTTTGGCTGTGGCGATGGTAGGCATTTAGAGATGATAGCTAGGGCTGGGATTAAGGAGATAATCGGCGTAGATTGTAACGCCTCAGCACTAAAAATAGCTAATCAAAGATGCGAAAAATATAATATAACCTTACACCAAAATAATCAAAATATAAATTTAAAAGAGCTAATTAAAAGAGATGATCTAGACTGCGTAGTCTGCTGGGGAATAACTCTAATAAATGCTAATTATGTAACAAGTAGTATATTTAAGCAATTTGCAGATATATTAAAAAGCGGTGGCAAAATTATAGCTAACTGGAGAGCGCAAGATGACTCCTTATATGGCGATGGCAAAGAGATACAAAAAGATACATTCATAATACAAAGAGATAGCCACAAAGGAATGCTATACTATATCCCAAATTTAGATGATATAAAGGCAATTTATAAGAGTGCGAATTTAGAGATTATAAGCATAGATAGTGAGAGATTTACTACTGATAATGGCAAGATTATAAACTCATGGCATATTATAGAAGCTAAGAAAGTATAA
- a CDS encoding class I SAM-dependent methyltransferase, with translation MINSVNDYKEHFELWEDLVLSGDRIYPSEFVVRFAFKNKFKSVLDFGCANGRHLECFSKAGATKLIGVDLNQKPLDLAKSRLEHIINSRGGTLELYSNKNRDINEILKDIKVDAIVAWEIAYLYTPNVALNLLKSLKPHLNPNGKILINFISTDDSLKSDAKLIGENLYEITEHTHKGLIFTFYNLDMIKELMQKAGLKILAIEKNHYWLDGGAIKHDYINIQATHDR, from the coding sequence ATGATAAATAGCGTAAATGACTATAAAGAGCACTTTGAATTATGGGAGGATTTGGTATTAAGCGGGGATAGAATTTACCCTAGTGAGTTTGTTGTTCGTTTTGCCTTTAAGAATAAATTTAAAAGTGTGCTAGACTTTGGCTGTGCTAATGGTAGGCATTTAGAGTGCTTTAGCAAGGCTGGGGCTACTAAATTAATAGGAGTTGATCTTAACCAAAAGCCACTTGATTTAGCCAAATCAAGATTAGAGCATATCATAAATAGTCGTGGTGGCACACTAGAGCTATATAGCAATAAAAATAGAGATATTAATGAAATTTTAAAAGATATTAAAGTTGATGCGATAGTAGCTTGGGAGATAGCCTATTTATATACTCCAAATGTTGCTTTAAATCTATTAAAATCACTAAAACCCCATCTAAATCCAAATGGCAAAATATTAATAAATTTCATATCCACAGATGATAGCCTAAAGAGCGATGCAAAGCTAATTGGCGAGAATTTATATGAGATTACAGAGCATACCCATAAGGGGTTGATTTTTACATTTTATAATCTAGATATGATTAAAGAGCTTATGCAAAAAGCTGGTCTAAAGATACTAGCCATAGAGAAAAATCACTACTGGCTAGATGGTGGAGCTATCAAGCATGACTATATCAATATCCAAGCCACGCATGATAGATAA
- the hisD gene encoding histidinol dehydrogenase, whose amino-acid sequence MKILYSNQANFKDEFDALVNRSNMDIQGVMPIVNGIIDDIKKHGDEALKEQIAKFDRWEVNNNLAITTDEMKSAYEALDSELKSALEIAYKRVKSYHQKQVEKSWIDFEPSGALLGQKVTPVDRAGLYIPGGKAAYPSSLIMNAVPAIVAGVKDIVVCTPAVGGVVNSLLLGAMHLLGIKEAYKVGGASAIATMAYGTNSIKKVDVITGPGNIYVATAKKMVYGDVNIDMIAGPSEIGVIADDSANPAHIAIDLLSQAEHDEIASSFLITFSDEFATKVNSEIQRLLPNLKRYEIAKASIENKAAIIVARDMNECVELMNELAVEHLEIACDNAYDYLPHIRHAGAIFLGHYTPEAIGDYLAGPNHTLPTGGSARFFSPLSVSNFIKKSSIISMNKCAISELSKACMALADAEGLEAHKLSVEFRI is encoded by the coding sequence ATGAAAATTTTATATAGTAATCAAGCAAATTTTAAAGATGAATTTGACGCATTAGTAAATCGCTCAAATATGGATATACAAGGCGTAATGCCTATTGTAAATGGTATTATTGATGATATTAAAAAGCATGGAGATGAGGCTTTAAAAGAGCAAATCGCTAAATTTGATAGGTGGGAAGTAAATAATAATCTAGCTATAACTACTGATGAGATGAAAAGTGCTTATGAGGCTTTAGATAGTGAGTTAAAAAGTGCTTTAGAAATAGCGTATAAAAGAGTTAAGAGCTATCACCAAAAGCAAGTAGAAAAATCTTGGATAGATTTTGAGCCTAGTGGCGCACTACTTGGTCAAAAGGTCACCCCAGTAGATAGAGCAGGGCTATATATCCCAGGTGGCAAAGCAGCCTATCCTAGCTCTTTAATAATGAACGCAGTCCCAGCAATAGTAGCTGGAGTTAAAGATATAGTAGTTTGTACTCCAGCTGTTGGCGGGGTGGTAAATTCACTACTACTTGGGGCTATGCATCTTTTGGGTATTAAAGAGGCTTATAAAGTAGGCGGTGCTAGTGCGATTGCTACTATGGCGTATGGGACTAATAGTATTAAAAAAGTAGATGTAATTACTGGGCCAGGAAATATCTATGTAGCAACGGCTAAAAAGATGGTTTATGGTGATGTAAATATAGATATGATAGCAGGGCCAAGCGAAATAGGCGTAATAGCCGATGATAGTGCTAATCCTGCCCACATAGCCATTGATTTGCTAAGTCAAGCTGAGCATGATGAGATAGCAAGTAGCTTTTTAATCACTTTTAGCGATGAGTTTGCTACTAAGGTTAATAGTGAAATTCAAAGATTATTGCCAAATTTAAAAAGATATGAAATAGCAAAAGCAAGTATAGAAAATAAAGCCGCCATAATCGTAGCTCGCGATATGAATGAGTGTGTGGAGCTGATGAATGAGCTAGCTGTGGAGCATTTAGAGATAGCTTGTGATAATGCGTATGATTATTTACCACACATTAGACACGCTGGGGCGATATTTTTAGGTCATTATACTCCTGAGGCTATAGGGGATTATTTAGCTGGTCCAAACCACACGCTACCAACTGGGGGTAGTGCTAGATTTTTCTCCCCTTTAAGCGTGAGTAATTTTATCAAAAAAAGCTCTATAATCTCTATGAATAAATGTGCTATTAGTGAGCTTAGCAAGGCTTGTATGGCTCTAGCTGATGCTGAGGGGCTAGAGGCTCATAAGCTTTCAGTTGAGTTTAGAATTTGA
- a CDS encoding YaaA family protein has translation MKILFSPSESKKPTPNPLDLASLSINCDRDEILKSYYDILNSGDETTLSKIFGVKSSKDIANIVDLSSKKLYHKAIQMYDGVAYDALDYLNLDEKSAKYIDENLLIFSNLYGVLRAGDYARFYKLKQGQMVANIDSIKYYKGRLDRALDEFLDGDDIVDLRAGYYDKFYTIKSPYMTMKFLKSGRVVSHFAKYYRGLVLRHLALNGAGSFNDLMQIKFPNLSLVSIIKTKLKSELIFEINSD, from the coding sequence GTGAAAATTCTATTTTCTCCAAGTGAGAGTAAAAAGCCAACCCCAAATCCACTTGATCTTGCTTCATTATCGATAAATTGCGATAGAGATGAGATTTTAAAGAGTTATTATGATATATTAAATAGTGGTGATGAGACTACTTTAAGCAAGATATTTGGGGTAAAAAGCAGCAAAGATATTGCTAATATAGTAGATCTATCTAGTAAAAAACTCTATCACAAAGCTATACAAATGTATGATGGCGTGGCATATGATGCTTTGGATTATCTAAATTTAGATGAAAAATCAGCTAAATATATAGATGAGAATTTATTGATATTTTCTAATTTATATGGTGTTTTAAGAGCTGGGGATTATGCTAGGTTTTATAAGCTAAAGCAAGGTCAGATGGTTGCTAATATAGATAGCATAAAATATTATAAAGGTCGCCTTGATAGGGCTTTAGATGAGTTTTTAGATGGTGATGATATAGTGGATCTTAGGGCTGGATATTATGATAAATTTTACACTATTAAATCTCCATATATGACTATGAAATTTCTAAAAAGTGGTAGAGTTGTTAGCCATTTTGCTAAGTATTATAGGGGGCTTGTTTTGCGTCATTTGGCACTAAATGGGGCTGGTAGCTTTAATGATTTGATGCAGATTAAATTCCCAAATCTAAGCTTAGTTAGCATTATAAAAACTAAATTAAAAAGTGAATTAATCTTTGAAATTAATAGCGATTAG
- a CDS encoding HIT family protein, with translation MRDEFAPWRAQYFARPKDSQCVFCKIASENRDSENFVLFRAKNCFGVMNRYPYTLGEFMVIPYKHIDNIESLDTQIWLEMSQIVQIGVAVLKRVLNASGVNIGMNLGAAAGAGIAEHIHYHLVPRWERDTNFITTIGYTRVHGVPFMEQFESLRDEFKRLSSENSIFSK, from the coding sequence ATGAGAGATGAGTTTGCTCCTTGGAGGGCGCAGTATTTTGCTCGTCCAAAAGATAGCCAGTGCGTATTTTGCAAGATTGCTAGTGAGAATAGAGATAGTGAGAATTTCGTGCTATTTAGGGCTAAAAACTGTTTTGGCGTGATGAATAGATACCCATATACTTTGGGTGAGTTTATGGTAATTCCTTATAAGCATATAGATAATATCGAGAGCTTAGATACTCAAATTTGGCTAGAGATGAGCCAAATAGTCCAAATCGGCGTAGCGGTTTTAAAAAGAGTTTTAAATGCTAGTGGCGTTAATATCGGTATGAATTTAGGAGCAGCCGCTGGTGCTGGTATAGCTGAGCATATACATTATCATCTTGTGCCAAGGTGGGAGAGGGATACAAATTTCATAACAACCATAGGATATACTAGAGTTCATGGCGTTCCATTTATGGAGCAATTTGAGAGTTTAAGAGATGAATTTAAAAGGCTAAGTAGTGAAAATTCTATTTTCTCCAAGTGA
- the trpC gene encoding indole-3-glycerol phosphate synthase TrpC — protein sequence MILKQIIDKTKFELQNQKQKLPFDILQRAISYSRTPLDPFKMLKDGINIIAEVKKASPSKGVIRDDFDPLKIALEYERAGAWAISVLTEPYYFLGNIEYLGLVRRFVNLPLLRKDFIIDKYQIAQARIYGADMILLIAKALDIKSLKELSDYANELNLTVLMEIHDEEDLEKALQTNAKLIGINHRNLETFKMDMELSLRLKEQIKDDRIVVAESGLYSYEQILNLNQNGIKGFLIGEHFMRQDDIYQAVMDIRGAR from the coding sequence ATGATATTAAAGCAAATTATAGATAAAACCAAATTTGAGCTTCAAAACCAAAAACAAAAGCTCCCTTTTGATATTTTACAAAGAGCCATAAGTTACTCACGCACTCCGCTAGATCCATTTAAAATGCTTAAAGATGGGATAAATATCATAGCTGAAGTCAAAAAGGCAAGCCCTAGCAAAGGGGTTATAAGAGATGATTTTGATCCGTTAAAAATAGCCTTAGAGTATGAAAGAGCCGGAGCGTGGGCGATAAGCGTTTTAACTGAGCCATACTATTTTTTAGGAAATATTGAGTATTTGGGATTGGTGCGTAGATTTGTGAATTTACCTTTGCTTAGAAAAGATTTTATCATAGATAAATATCAGATCGCTCAAGCTAGAATTTATGGTGCTGATATGATTTTATTAATCGCTAAGGCTTTGGATATAAAGAGTTTAAAAGAGCTATCAGATTATGCTAATGAGCTAAATTTAACAGTATTGATGGAGATTCATGACGAAGAAGATTTAGAAAAAGCTCTACAAACTAATGCTAAGCTAATAGGGATAAATCATAGAAATTTAGAGACATTTAAGATGGATATGGAACTTAGCTTAAGGCTAAAAGAGCAGATTAAAGATGATAGAATTGTGGTGGCTGAGAGTGGATTATACTCATATGAGCAAATTTTAAATTTAAATCAAAATGGCATTAAAGGCTTTTTAATTGGTGAGCATTTTATGCGTCAAGATGATATTTATCAAGCTGTAATGGATATAAGGGGCGCTAGATGA
- a CDS encoding tetratricopeptide repeat protein: MYWRKAIVALAFVLYGCGGIEPNFGPIYQAKPNGDLDIMNAYFMIENGDTSKASEIFYTLYKNSGNELFLKEAARLALSARSNLLYQIMGELNGNDAQTLRLKISYAILIYELDEAKKLALKLIKMDKSSQNYILLANIYAFEDDINKSIELYKKAYEIDKSEDNMIRVITIFNDFLGDSKSAIRIADDWVRQNGCSSRACYILLDLYSNSSDFDNMVRIYEKLYLENESTQYLVNALEVHLYQGDYQGAKRLLKKYEFNDDLLSQIYAQLGEYNEAYEVAKRLFELTNSVEYKAKMAIYKYELSKTKELKLIINLFEESVYKLENPVYYNYYGYLLIDHNIDVKKGLELVLKAHFLDFKSAYIIDSVAWGYYKLGNCDMAMEWIEKIGAKDLEQGEFKIHYDKIKKCIKGKR, translated from the coding sequence ATGTATTGGCGTAAAGCGATTGTAGCTTTAGCATTTGTATTGTATGGTTGTGGCGGTATAGAGCCAAATTTTGGCCCTATTTATCAAGCTAAGCCAAATGGTGATTTGGATATAATGAATGCTTATTTTATGATAGAAAATGGCGATACAAGCAAAGCTAGTGAGATATTTTATACTCTTTATAAAAATAGCGGTAATGAGCTATTTTTAAAAGAAGCAGCTAGATTGGCTTTGAGTGCTAGATCAAATTTATTATATCAGATAATGGGTGAATTAAATGGAAATGACGCTCAAACTTTAAGGCTAAAGATTAGCTATGCTATATTAATTTATGAGCTAGATGAGGCTAAAAAATTAGCTTTAAAGCTCATAAAAATGGATAAAAGTAGCCAAAATTATATATTATTAGCCAATATATATGCTTTTGAAGATGATATAAATAAATCAATTGAGTTATACAAAAAGGCTTATGAAATCGATAAAAGCGAAGATAATATGATACGAGTTATCACTATTTTTAATGATTTTTTAGGCGATAGCAAGAGTGCTATAAGGATAGCTGATGATTGGGTTAGGCAAAATGGCTGTTCTAGTAGGGCTTGTTATATTTTATTAGATTTATACTCAAATTCATCTGATTTTGATAATATGGTGCGAATATATGAGAAGTTGTATTTAGAAAATGAATCTACTCAATATTTAGTAAATGCCCTTGAAGTGCATCTTTATCAAGGGGATTATCAAGGGGCTAAGAGATTGCTTAAAAAGTATGAATTTAACGATGATTTGCTATCTCAAATTTACGCTCAACTTGGTGAGTATAATGAGGCTTATGAGGTTGCTAAAAGGCTATTTGAGCTTACAAATAGTGTTGAATATAAAGCCAAAATGGCAATATATAAGTATGAATTAAGCAAAACAAAAGAGCTAAAGCTTATAATTAATCTCTTTGAAGAGTCTGTTTATAAGCTTGAAAATCCCGTGTATTATAACTATTATGGCTACTTGCTAATAGATCATAATATTGATGTGAAAAAGGGATTAGAGCTAGTTTTAAAGGCTCATTTTCTTGATTTTAAATCTGCTTATATTATAGACTCTGTGGCGTGGGGGTATTATAAGCTTGGGAATTGCGATATGGCTATGGAGTGGATAGAGAAAATCGGCGCTAAAGATTTAGAGCAAGGGGAGTTTAAAATTCATTATGATAAGATTAAAAAGTGTATAAAAGGCAAAAGATGA
- a CDS encoding YkgJ family cysteine cluster protein, giving the protein MKQDGFDYEFNPSKCDECGGRCCTGESGYIWIDEGEIDELSRYLGYKSELVKEIFLEKFGNRYSIKEKPYQNGFACMFFDEKNKNCSIYEYRPKQCRSFPFWEHFKSNFKELEMECIGVKRL; this is encoded by the coding sequence ATAAAGCAAGATGGGTTTGATTATGAGTTTAATCCTAGCAAGTGCGATGAGTGTGGTGGCAGGTGCTGCACTGGAGAGAGCGGATATATATGGATTGATGAGGGCGAGATAGATGAGCTTAGCAGATATTTAGGGTATAAATCAGAGCTAGTTAAAGAGATATTTTTAGAGAAATTTGGCAATAGATATAGCATTAAAGAAAAGCCATACCAAAATGGCTTTGCTTGTATGTTTTTTGATGAAAAAAACAAAAATTGCTCCATATATGAGTATCGGCCAAAGCAGTGTAGGAGCTTCCCATTTTGGGAGCATTTTAAGAGTAATTTTAAAGAGCTGGAGATGGAATGTATTGGCGTAAAGCGATTGTAG
- a CDS encoding tRNA1(Val) (adenine(37)-N6)-methyltransferase: MDQLELYQLKDGYRYNSDTLFLYDFIGNKLKGEILDVGCGCGILGFLVARDNKISLSGIDIEPLNIEISRHNSRINGIKANFIVGDFAEFRSEVKFDFIISNPPFYHANVIKSQNSHIARSRYSNSLNLEQFLASCNRNLKPKGVLYFCYDAKQIREIFALFDKFKMNATKLKFIHSKHNQSAKLVLIESKKSSRSMCEVVPPLVVFDKDEFSIGAKEIFKKANTISKVYE; the protein is encoded by the coding sequence ATGGATCAGCTTGAGCTTTATCAGCTTAAAGATGGGTATAGATATAATAGCGATACTCTATTTTTATATGATTTTATAGGTAATAAACTAAAGGGCGAGATCTTAGATGTTGGTTGTGGATGTGGTATCTTAGGGTTTTTGGTTGCTCGTGATAATAAAATAAGCTTAAGTGGGATTGATATTGAGCCTTTAAATATTGAGATTAGTAGGCATAACTCTAGGATAAATGGTATTAAAGCAAATTTTATAGTTGGCGATTTTGCCGAGTTTAGAAGTGAGGTTAAATTTGATTTTATCATATCTAATCCCCCATTTTATCACGCAAATGTGATTAAGAGTCAAAATAGCCATATAGCAAGATCTAGATACTCAAATTCTCTTAACTTGGAGCAATTTTTGGCTAGTTGTAATCGCAATTTAAAGCCAAAAGGGGTTTTATATTTTTGTTATGATGCTAAGCAGATTAGAGAGATTTTTGCTCTATTTGATAAATTTAAGATGAATGCTACTAAGCTTAAATTTATCCATTCTAAGCATAATCAAAGTGCCAAATTAGTGCTAATTGAGAGTAAAAAAAGTAGCCGCTCTATGTGCGAGGTGGTGCCACCTTTGGTTGTTTTTGATAAAGATGAGTTTAGCATAGGGGCAAAAGAGATTTTTAAAAAAGCAAATACTATAAGCAAGGTTTATGAGTGA
- a CDS encoding NAD(P)-binding domain-containing protein, with product MENLYDVVVIGGGPFGIASVVEAKRAGFANVLLLEKGDNHSQTIRKFYKDGKRVDKVYKGLDSETKGSVEFFDGTKESTLNYFDKLLDEGEIEAIFNAEVEGVKRDGENLAVTTAKGVFKAKNVMIGIGRMGKPNKPDYKIPPSLIQVVNYNLNSCNCGEKIIVVGGGNSAAEYAVDLSGCNDVTLNYRRPTFTRLNDINLAAVEDSARDGKLTLKLGVDITGIENDNGKVSVSYSDGSVVVYDRIIYAIGGSTPVDFLQKCGIELDNDTKPVVDENLQTNVKGLYVGGDIASKNGASIVSALNNAHKIINYIVNNKA from the coding sequence ATGGAAAATTTATATGATGTAGTAGTCATCGGTGGTGGGCCATTTGGTATAGCTTCAGTAGTTGAGGCTAAAAGAGCAGGATTTGCTAATGTTTTATTACTAGAAAAAGGGGATAACCACTCTCAAACAATTCGCAAATTCTACAAAGATGGCAAACGGGTAGATAAGGTCTATAAAGGTCTTGATAGTGAGACAAAGGGTAGTGTAGAGTTCTTTGATGGGACTAAGGAGAGCACGCTAAACTATTTTGATAAACTTTTAGATGAAGGTGAGATTGAAGCTATATTTAACGCTGAGGTTGAAGGGGTTAAAAGAGATGGTGAAAATTTGGCAGTTACTACGGCAAAAGGCGTATTTAAGGCTAAAAATGTGATGATAGGTATAGGTAGAATGGGTAAGCCAAATAAGCCAGATTATAAAATTCCACCATCACTAATCCAAGTTGTAAATTATAATCTAAATAGCTGTAATTGCGGCGAAAAGATTATCGTAGTAGGTGGGGGAAACTCAGCAGCTGAGTATGCTGTGGATTTAAGCGGCTGTAATGATGTAACTCTAAATTATAGACGCCCGACTTTTACAAGATTAAACGATATAAATTTAGCCGCAGTAGAAGATAGTGCTAGAGATGGCAAATTGACCTTAAAATTAGGCGTAGATATTACTGGAATAGAAAATGATAATGGTAAGGTGTCAGTAAGCTATAGTGATGGAAGTGTCGTGGTTTATGATAGGATTATATATGCAATTGGTGGCTCAACTCCGGTTGATTTCTTACAAAAATGCGGCATAGAGTTAGATAACGATACCAAACCAGTTGTAGATGAGAATTTACAAACAAATGTCAAAGGACTGTATGTAGGTGGCGATATAGCTAGTAAAAATGGTGCTAGTATCGTCTCAGCACTAAATAATGCGCATAAAATTATCAATTATATAGTAAATAATAAGGCGTAG
- a CDS encoding lytic transglycosylase domain-containing protein, which translates to MLIKFSLFLLFLAMPLWAGVPSYEKLKSSPKGLVKDYYIYRFAKESKASKAELKKLRTQIYRYQGSIKTLFDNKLGAIQKSINNCSKYNLSNIDKADEMCQNMLLSINFVKSLNPTQRADLFERLKMANSKFLNFVQGFSKDDPLAYYIKIGDTTGYFKYYFNAKDKDEFLNRYKLSQKLIANSINHWQFKSIVQESIIGKKNEKFRRVLLEANPNSLSGDMAFLFGLNAILLYEDEKAVKFFEVAAKRSKFASNKDNANFWIYLITKDKELLKSIANSADINIYSLFAREFSSDEKIKIAVPKPPTKELLKYDYTDPFTWQRTREKVANMPSSELISYASRFYTQSTLGEYSYIMERAHNHKIHFYPMPFMEYIGTDDVKRQALILALARQESRFVPSAISTSYALGMMQFMPFLAIDIAAKLGMSGFDIDDMFKPQIAYKFANFHLDYLEKYLYNPLFIAYAYNGGIGFTKRMLLRGDLFNRKGEYSKYEPFLSMDLVPYAESRIYGKKVLANYIIYLAALGKSTKISHFFDATLIPELSDGFRDKLSF; encoded by the coding sequence TTGCTTATCAAATTTAGTCTATTTTTACTCTTTTTGGCTATGCCACTTTGGGCTGGAGTGCCAAGCTATGAGAAGTTAAAATCCTCTCCAAAAGGGCTGGTAAAAGACTATTATATATATAGATTTGCTAAAGAGAGTAAGGCTAGTAAGGCTGAGCTAAAAAAGCTTAGAACACAAATTTACCGCTATCAAGGTAGCATTAAGACGCTATTTGATAATAAATTAGGTGCTATACAAAAAAGTATAAATAACTGCTCTAAATATAATCTATCAAATATCGATAAAGCCGATGAAATGTGCCAAAATATGCTCCTTAGTATTAATTTTGTCAAATCCCTAAATCCTACGCAAAGAGCTGATTTATTTGAAAGATTAAAGATGGCAAATTCGAAATTTTTAAATTTCGTCCAAGGATTTAGCAAGGATGACCCACTAGCATACTATATTAAGATTGGTGATACTACTGGATATTTTAAATACTATTTTAACGCCAAGGATAAAGATGAATTTCTAAATAGATATAAATTGAGCCAAAAATTAATCGCAAATAGCATAAATCATTGGCAGTTTAAATCAATAGTTCAAGAATCTATAATTGGCAAGAAAAATGAAAAATTTAGAAGAGTATTACTAGAGGCTAATCCAAATTCTCTTAGTGGGGATATGGCGTTTTTGTTTGGATTAAATGCTATATTACTTTATGAAGATGAGAAGGCGGTTAAATTTTTTGAAGTGGCAGCTAAGAGATCAAAATTTGCTAGTAATAAAGATAATGCTAATTTTTGGATATATTTAATCACAAAAGATAAGGAGCTATTAAAAAGCATAGCAAATAGTGCTGATATAAATATTTATAGCCTTTTTGCTAGGGAATTTAGTAGCGATGAAAAGATCAAAATCGCAGTGCCAAAACCACCCACTAAAGAGCTATTAAAATATGATTACACAGATCCATTTACATGGCAAAGGACTAGAGAAAAAGTGGCAAATATGCCTAGCTCAGAGCTGATCTCATATGCTTCAAGATTTTATACTCAAAGCACCCTTGGAGAGTATAGCTATATAATGGAGCGAGCACATAATCATAAAATTCACTTCTATCCAATGCCATTTATGGAGTATATCGGCACTGATGATGTAAAGCGTCAAGCGTTGATTTTGGCTCTTGCTAGGCAAGAGAGTAGATTTGTCCCTAGTGCTATATCTACCTCATATGCACTTGGTATGATGCAGTTTATGCCATTTTTGGCTATAGACATTGCAGCTAAGCTTGGTATGAGCGGATTTGATATAGATGATATGTTTAAGCCGCAAATTGCCTATAAATTTGCTAATTTCCACTTAGATTACCTAGAGAAATATCTATACAATCCGCTATTTATAGCATATGCTTATAATGGTGGCATTGGCTTTACTAAGCGTATGTTGCTTCGTGGAGATCTATTTAATCGCAAGGGTGAGTATAGCAAATATGAGCCGTTTTTATCTATGGATTTAGTCCCATATGCTGAGAGTAGAATATATGGCAAGAAGGTCTTAGCAAACTATATAATCTACCTAGCAGCCTTAGGTAAAAGCACTAAAATATCGCACTTTTTTGACGCTACTTTGATTCCTGAGCTAAGCGATGGATTTAGGGATAAGCTAAGCTTTTAA
- a CDS encoding YggT family protein: protein MNVLTYFIISVVDILDIVIKAYMFVIIAAALISWVRPDPFNPIVQLLYRLSAPAYGLIRKLKIPTAFGGIDIAPIIILLSLEFISRFVLGYIRVVAYQI from the coding sequence ATGAATGTTTTAACATATTTTATTATCTCTGTAGTTGATATTTTAGATATAGTTATTAAGGCCTATATGTTTGTCATTATCGCAGCAGCCCTTATAAGCTGGGTTAGACCTGATCCTTTTAATCCAATTGTCCAGCTACTATATCGCCTTAGCGCTCCAGCTTATGGGCTTATTAGAAAGCTTAAAATTCCAACGGCTTTTGGTGGAATCGATATAGCACCAATTATTATCTTGCTTAGTTTGGAGTTTATAAGTAGATTTGTATTAGGATATATTCGTGTTGTTGCTTATCAAATTTAG